From one bacterium genomic stretch:
- a CDS encoding RluA family pseudouridine synthase: protein MSQAFQFKAETQDQGKRLDKFLSEKLQEYSRATIQKMIKEKNILISGKETKSSYKIKTEDVVEIKPPAEKTDLSPDPSVKIKIIHDEKDFAVIDKPAGLVVYPGTKHEEKTLVNGLLALWPEIKSVGEDPMRPGIVHRLDKDTSGIMIIAKNNSSFEYFKNIFKNREVKKTYLALVHGILTPREGIIDFPIRRSETVPTKQVAIKEKNITDSARPALTRFTVLKYLKDSAGNEYTLTEAMPETGRMHQIRVHFAALGHNIVGDKIYKWNKTQKIVPLKSHFLHAAALDFISPAKKTLKFSSPLPKELNDFLKTLIEIHP, encoded by the coding sequence ATGTCCCAAGCTTTCCAATTTAAAGCCGAAACGCAAGATCAAGGCAAACGCCTTGATAAATTTTTGAGCGAAAAGCTTCAGGAATATTCGCGCGCGACGATCCAAAAAATGATCAAAGAAAAAAATATTTTAATCAGCGGCAAAGAAACAAAATCATCTTATAAAATTAAAACCGAAGATGTTGTTGAAATTAAACCGCCAGCCGAAAAAACAGACCTATCCCCTGACCCGTCAGTAAAAATTAAAATAATTCACGATGAAAAAGATTTCGCGGTTATCGATAAACCGGCGGGACTCGTGGTTTATCCCGGAACCAAGCACGAAGAAAAAACTTTAGTGAACGGACTGCTCGCGCTCTGGCCGGAAATTAAAAGTGTTGGCGAAGACCCAATGCGGCCCGGCATCGTTCACCGCCTGGACAAAGACACTTCCGGCATAATGATAATCGCAAAAAATAATTCCTCTTTCGAATACTTCAAAAACATTTTTAAAAACCGTGAAGTTAAAAAAACTTATCTCGCCCTAGTGCATGGAATTTTAACGCCACGCGAAGGAATAATTGATTTTCCCATCAGGCGATCAGAAACTGTGCCGACAAAACAAGTCGCGATCAAAGAAAAGAATATCACCGATAGCGCCCGGCCCGCCCTCACCCGCTTTACGGTTCTCAAATATTTAAAAGATTCTGCCGGAAATGAATATACCTTAACCGAAGCAATGCCCGAAACAGGAAGAATGCATCAGATCCGGGTTCACTTTGCCGCCTTGGGACACAATATCGTTGGCGATAAAATTTACAAATGGAATAAAACACAAAAAATCGTTCCTCTTAAAAGCCATTTTTTGCATGCCGCTGCCCTCGACTTTATTTCTCCCGCTAAAAAAACCTTAAAATTTTCTTCTCCTTTGCCAAAAGAATTAAACGATTTTCTGAAAACGCTGATCGAAATTCACCCCTAA
- the thrC gene encoding threonine synthase — translation MTPFRYFHQCISCGKKFQPDRFLYTCPDCQGLLLVERDEEYIKNKIGIGKKAQGFFDSLRYGEARKIYPNDSGVWLWRDLLLPGFPEKNIISLKEGQTDLFEIPSWLKKEIGLENLYIKMEGQSPSESFKDRGMPVAISDALRLQEDYPDLKIKGISCASTGDTSASAAVYSAYVRDRLRCIVMVPNQKISDPQLFQAMAHGAEVKAINHPDGFDGCMTLIQQFTARHPELILVNSKNDMRIVGQESIGLEILQDLSWASPKWISVPVGNGGNLSALLQTLLRAKEFGLIPELPGIIAAQTGASDTLVRWAESDYQKYTPGIYQDTVASAMNINSPVSFPRIKKLYGAFNIKFFRSSEKEILKTWARFTRAGANICPQSAVALDAIRQAREEKIINEKDLVVSISTASAIKFAASGITHHKTGRKEDFANPYEILKGNLEAIEKSLKRV, via the coding sequence ATGACTCCTTTCCGTTACTTTCACCAATGCATCTCTTGCGGAAAAAAATTCCAGCCGGATAGATTTTTATATACTTGCCCCGATTGCCAGGGGCTTTTGCTGGTTGAAAGGGACGAAGAATATATAAAAAACAAGATCGGCATTGGTAAAAAAGCTCAAGGTTTTTTTGATAGCTTGCGGTACGGCGAAGCCAGAAAGATCTACCCGAATGATTCCGGAGTCTGGCTTTGGCGCGACCTCTTACTCCCGGGATTTCCTGAAAAAAATATAATTTCCCTAAAAGAAGGCCAAACCGACTTATTCGAAATTCCTTCCTGGCTTAAAAAAGAGATTGGCCTGGAAAATCTTTACATAAAAATGGAAGGCCAATCCCCTTCCGAAAGCTTCAAAGACCGGGGAATGCCGGTCGCGATCTCCGACGCTTTGCGATTGCAAGAAGATTATCCGGATCTAAAGATCAAAGGCATTAGCTGCGCTTCGACCGGCGACACTTCGGCTTCAGCCGCGGTTTACTCCGCTTATGTCCGCGACCGCTTGCGCTGCATCGTGATGGTGCCCAATCAAAAAATTTCCGACCCCCAGCTTTTTCAAGCCATGGCGCATGGCGCCGAAGTTAAAGCGATCAATCACCCGGATGGTTTCGACGGCTGTATGACGCTCATTCAGCAATTTACCGCCCGCCACCCGGAACTGATTTTAGTGAACAGTAAAAACGATATGCGAATTGTCGGACAAGAATCAATTGGCTTGGAAATTCTGCAAGACCTTTCTTGGGCATCGCCGAAATGGATCTCGGTGCCGGTTGGCAATGGCGGTAATCTATCCGCGCTGCTCCAAACCCTGCTCCGCGCCAAAGAATTTGGATTGATTCCGGAACTCCCCGGAATCATCGCCGCTCAAACCGGCGCTTCCGACACTCTGGTCCGCTGGGCCGAAAGCGATTATCAAAAATACACTCCGGGAATTTATCAAGACACTGTCGCTTCGGCAATGAATATCAATAGCCCGGTCAGTTTCCCCCGTATCAAAAAACTTTACGGCGCTTTCAATATCAAATTCTTCCGCTCATCGGAAAAAGAAATTTTAAAAACCTGGGCGAGATTCACCCGAGCCGGCGCCAATATCTGCCCGCAAAGCGCAGTGGCGCTCGACGCGATCCGCCAGGCGCGGGAAGAAAAAATCATTAACGAAAAAGATTTGGTCGTCTCAATCTCCACCGCTTCCGCCATAAAATTCGCCGCTAGCGGGATCACGCATCATAAAACCGGCAGAAAAGAAGACTTTGCCAATCCCTATGAGATACTGAAAGGAAACCTGGAAGCTATTGAAAAATCTTTGAAAAGAGTATAA
- the rplS gene encoding 50S ribosomal protein L19, with the protein MTLLETFVKNQTKEKESHPEIKPGAVIRIHQKFVEVLTQTKSKKQAKAKEADKVKERIQVYEGIVISRHGKSAHSTITVRKISDGIGAEYILPLDLPSIKKIEVVKQNKVRRAKLYYLRDKAGKAARFKDIKDVALTAKPKVKKEIAK; encoded by the coding sequence ATGACACTCTTAGAAACATTTGTCAAAAACCAGACAAAAGAAAAAGAATCTCATCCCGAAATAAAACCCGGCGCTGTTATTCGTATTCACCAAAAATTTGTTGAAGTTTTAACCCAGACAAAATCAAAAAAACAAGCAAAAGCCAAAGAGGCTGACAAAGTTAAAGAAAGGATCCAAGTTTACGAAGGAATCGTGATCTCTCGCCACGGCAAAAGTGCGCATTCAACGATCACCGTACGAAAGATCAGCGACGGAATTGGCGCGGAATATATTCTTCCTTTAGATTTGCCGAGTATTAAAAAGATCGAGGTCGTAAAACAAAACAAGGTCAGAAGAGCAAAGCTTTATTACCTGCGCGACAAAGCCGGTAAAGCCGCCCGCTTCAAAGACATAAAAGATGTTGCCTTAACCGCTAAACCGAAAGTCAAAAAAGAAATAGCGAAATAA